CCGGAAGTACTCCGCCATGGTCAGCGCGGAGAGCGCCACCCGCAGCCGGGTGCCCGGTGGCTCGTCCATCTGGCCGTAGACCAGCGCGGTCTTGTCGATGACGCCGGACTCGGTCATCTCGGCGATGAGGTCGTTGCCCTCACGGGTGCGCTCACCCACGCCGGCGAACACCGAGGTACCACCGAAGTTACGGGCCACCCGGGTGATCATCTCCTGGATGAGCACCGTCTTGCCCACGCCCGCGCCGCCGAACAGGCCGATCTTGCCGCCCTTGACGTACGGGGCGAGCAGGTCGATGACCTTGATGCCGGTCTCCAGCATCTCGGTCTTCGGCTCCAGGTCCGCGAAGGCCGGGGCCTTGCGGTGGATGCCCCAGTGGTCGTCCGGGGTCAGGGTCTCGCCCTCTTTGAGGTTGAGCACCTCGCCGATCGCGTTGAACACGTGGCCCTTGACCGCGTCGCCCACCGGCACGGTGATCGGCTCGCCGCGGTCACGCACCTCCGCGCCGCGAACCAGGCCGTCCGTCGGCTGCATCGAGATGGCGCGGATCAGGTTGTCACCCAGGTGCTGGGCGACCTCCAGGGTCAGCGTCTTCTCACCGCCGGACAGGTTCACGTTGACGTTGAGCGCGTTGAACAGGGCCGGCATGGCGTCGCGCGGGAACTCGGCGTCGACGACCGGGCCGATGACCCGGACCACGCGACCCGTGGCCGTCTTGGTCTCTACTGGTGCAGTCATCACACTTCACTTCCCGACGCGGCCAGCGCGTTGGCGCCGCCGACGATCTCGCTGATCTCCTGGGTGATCCCGGCCTGCCGGGCCGAGTTCATCTCACGCGTGTACTTCTCGATCATCTCTTCGGCGTTGTCGGTGGCGCTCTTCATCGCCCGCCGACGTGCCGCCGACTCACTCGCCGCCGACTCGATCAACGCCGCGTAGATCCGCGTGTTGATGTACCTCGGCAGGAGCGCGTCGAGCAGCGCCTCCGCCTCCGGCTCGAACTCGTACGCCGGCAGCAGCCCCTCGGAGCGCGGCCGGTCCTCTACCTGCATCGGACCGATCACCTTGGTGACCGGGTTCTGCGTCATCAGCGAGTGGAACTCGGTGTAGACGATGTGCAACTCGTCGACGCCGAGCACCCCGTCGGCTCCGGCGCCGCCGTCCGCGTCGTCCGCACCGGCCGTGAACGCCTTGATCAGCGTCTCACCGACGGCACGGGCGTCCTCGAACGACGGCTGCTCGCTGAAGCCGGTCCAGTTCGCCTCGATCGGCCGATTGCGGAACCGGTAGAACCCGACGCCCTTACGCCCGATCACGTAGAGCACCGGCTCCTTGCCGTCCGCGTTGAGCCGCGCGATCAGCGACTCCGCCATCTTGATCGCGCTGGAGCTGTAGCCGCCGGCCAGACCACGGTCACTGGTCACCAACAGGACGCCCGCCCGCCGCACCCGCTCGCGCGGGGTGAGCAGCGGGTGGTCGATCCGCGCGTTGGACGCCAGCGCCGTGAGCACACCGGTGATGGCCTGGGCGTACGGCAGGGACGCCTGCACCCGGGCCTGAGCCTTGGCGATCCGGCTCGTCGCCACGAGCTCCATCGCCTTGGTGATCTTCTTCATCGACTTCGCCGAGCGGATCCGTTGACGAAGAACGCGTACCTGGGCGGCCATGGGATCAGCTCTCGGCCGGGCGGTCGGTCGCGCTGTCGCGGAAGCGGGTCACCGTCTCGCGGTTCTCGTCACCCTCCAGCGGCTCGGCCGGGGCGTCGTTGACCTGACGCTCGTCGGCCTTGCCGAGGAAGACCTGCTTGAACTCGGCGATCGCGGCGTCCAGGGAGCCGACGATGTCGTCGCCCCACTGGTTGTCGGCGATCCCGGCCAGCACGCCCTGGTGCTTGTGCCGCAGGTACTGGAGGAACTCCGCCTCGAAGCGACGAACGTCGCCCACCGGGATGTCGTCCAGCTTGCCCTCGACACCGGCCCAGACCGACACGACTTCCTGCTCTACCGGGAACGGCGAGTAGTTCGGCTGCTTGAGCAGCTCGACCAGGCGCACACCGCGGTCGAGCTGGGCCCGGGAGGCCCGGTCCAGGTCGGAGGCGAAGGCGGCGAACGCCTCCAGCTCGCGGTACTGCGCGAGGTTGAGCCGCAGCGAACCGGCGACCTTCCGCATCGGCTTCACCTGCGCGGCGCCACCGACCCGGGAGACCGAGGTGCCGACGTTGATCGCCGGACGGACGCCCTGGTTGAACAGGTCCGTCTCCAGGAAGATCTGGCCGTCGGTGATCGAGATGACGTTGGTCGGGATGAAGGCCGAGATGTCGTTGGCCTTCGTCTCGATGATCGGCAGACCGGTCATCGAGCCGCCACCCAGCTCGTCGGAGAGCTTCGCGCAACGCTCCAGCAGGCGGGAGTGCAGGTAGAAGACGTCACCCGGGTACGCCTCACGGCCCGGCGGGCGACGCAGCAGCAGCGACACGGCGCGGTACGCCTCGGCCTGCTTGCTCAGGTCGTCGAAGACGATCAGGACGTGCTTGCCGCCGTACATCCAGTGCTGCCCGATGGACGAGCCGGTGTACGGGGCCAGGTACTTGAAGCCGGCCGGGTCGGACGCCGGGGAGGCCACGATGGTCGTGTACTCCATCGCGCCGGCCTCTTCCAGCTGCCCCTTGATCGAGGCGATCGTGGAGGCCTTCTGGCCGATGGCGACGTAGATGCAGCGAACCTGCTTCTTCGGGTCGCCGGTGCGCCAGTTGTCCCGCTGGTTGAGGATCGCGTCCAGGGCGACAGTGGTCTTACCGGTCTTGCGGTCGCCGATGATCAGCTGCCGCTGGCCCCGACCGATCGGGGTCATCGCGTCGATGGCCTTGATGCCGGTCTGCAGCGGCTCGAACACCGACTGGCGGGACATCACGTTCGGAGCCTGCAGCTCCAGCTCGCGGAAGCCCTCGTTGGCGATGTCACCGAGCCCGTCGATCGGCTGGCCGAGCGCGTCGACCACGCGGCCGAGGAAGGCATCGCCGACCGGAACGGAGAGAACCCGCTCGGTGCGCTTGACGCGCTGCCCCTCCTCCAGCTTGGCGGAGTCACCGAGAACGACGACACCGATCTCCCGGACGTCGAGGTTCAACGCCACGCCGAGCGTGCCGTCCTCGAACTCCAGGAGCTCGTTGGTCATGGTCGAGGGCAGGCCCTCGACGTGGGCGATACCGTCACCGGTGTCGGCGACGGTGCCGACCTCCTCGCGGGAGACGTCGGACGAGTAGGAAGAGACGTAGCGCTCCAGGGCGCCGCGGATCTCCTCCGTCGAGATGGTCAGCTCGGCCATCCTCTGCTTCCTTAAAATTCAGGGGCCCGGGATACCTAGTACCGACCGGTCCGAATGGCGTCTGTCAATCCGGGCGCTGTGCGGCAGGGCCGCCCCGAGACTGGGCGGCGGAGCCGCTCAGCCGCTGGGCGGCGAAGCCGTTCAGCGCTTCGCGAGCGCGTTGCGGGTCTCGTTGAGGCGGCGCAGGATGGTGCCGTCGTACAGGTCGGAACCGACCCGCACGCTCACGCCACCCAGGACGTGGGGGTCCACCGTCTGCTTGACGGAGACCTCTCGACCGTATATCGCAGCGAGGCTCGCACCCAGCCGGCGCTCCTCCTCGTCACTCAACGGGGCCGCCACGGTGACGTACGCCACCTGACGGTCCCGCCGTTCGGCGGCGAGTTCCACGAGCCGGGTGAGCGATCCGCTGAAGGAACGCCCCCCGAAGCCGGACAGCGCCACCTCGATGAGGCGAACGGTGGCCAGGCGGGTCTTGCCGGCCAGCAGCTGGCCGACCAGGACCCCGCGCTGGTCCACCGGTGCCGCGGGGTTGGACAGCACCGCCGAAAGCTCGGGCTCGTTGGCGACGACCTGCCCGAAGCGGAACAGCTCGTCCTCGACCTCGCCCAGGTCACCGGCGGCCTCGGTGCTGGCCAGCACCGCTTCCACGCCGAGTCGCTCGACGGCGTCGAGCAACTCCGACGGCGCCGACCAACGGCCGGACACCAGCGCGGCGAGCAGCTCGAGCGCACCCTCGCCAACCTTGCCGCGCAGCATCCCGCCGAGCAGGTCGGCGCGGTCCGCGCCGGATCGGGCCGGGTCCGAGAGCGCTCGGCGCAGCCGCGGCTCCCGTCGCAGCAGCCCGCCGACGGCGAGCAGGTCGTTCGCGGTGTGTGCCACCGCGACCGCGTCATTGCCGCGGACGTACGCGTCGAGGTGCTCGGCCCCGACCTTGTACGACTCCCGGCTGGCGGCCTGCATCAGCGGGCCCCCGTGCTCTCGAGACCACTCAGGAACCGGTCGACGGTGCCCTTGCGTCGTGCCTCGTCGGCCAGCGACTCGCCAACGATCTTGCTGGCGAGGTCCACCGCGATCGTGCCGACCTCGGCGCGCAGCTCGCGCACGATGGTGGCCCGCTCGGCGGCGAGTGCGTCCTTGCCGGCCTGGATGACCCGGTCGGACTCTTCCCGTGCCTTGGCGAGGATGTCCTGTCGGATTCCCTCGGCGTCGGCCCGCGCGTCGTCACGGATCTTGGCGGCGTCGGTCCGGGCCTCAGCGAGCTGGGCACGGTACTGCTCGAGCAGCTGGTTCGCCTCGGCCTGGGCGGCCTCGGCGCGCTTGATGCCGCCCTCGATCGCGTCGACCCGAGCCTGGAACGTCTGCTCCATGCGCGGGAAGACGAACTTCATCAGCACGAAGCAGAGCACGATGAAGGCGACCGAACCAACCACGACCTCCTGCCAGAGCGGGATGATCGGGTTGTGCGCCTCACCACCCTCAGCGGCAAGGATGAACATGGTGACCTCCCGGTCGACGAGCGGGATCAGGAAAGCGTGCCCTGCCAGATGAAGCCGAAGGCGATGCCCAGCAGCGCCAGCGCCTCGATGACGGCGAAGCCGATCCAGACGTACGGCAGGGTCATCCGCGACGACTCCGGCTGACGGGCGGTCGACTGGATGTAGGCGGCGAAGACCAGGCCAACGCCGATGCCCGGGCCGATGGCCGCGAGGCCGTAGCCGATGGCGGCGGTGCTGCCAACGACACCTTCTGCGGCGGCGAGAACGCTAGCGTCCATTGGTGTGGTTCCTCCTGGGTATCACGCGTGTCTCTCACGCGGGACGACAACGGATGGTGCGGTGGATCAGTGCTCTTCGGCGAGCGCGCCCTGCACGTAACTGGCGGTGAGGACGGTGAAGACGTAGGCCTGCAGGACGATCACCAGGAACTCCAGGAAGGTGAGCGCGATGGTCATCACCCAGGAGAGCACCGAGACCGGCGCCAGCCAGGCAGTGGAGCTCAGCATCGCGAAGCCGCCGAGCGTGAAGACCAGCAGGAGCATGTGCCCCGCGAACATGTTCGCGAAGAGACGGACGGCCAGCGAGAACGGCCGGACGATGAAGGTCGAGAAGAGCTCGATCGGGATCAGCAGCGGCAGGATGAACCAGGGTGCCGGCGGAACCAGAGAGTTCTTGAAGTATTTGACGAAGCCGTGCTTCTTGATGCCGATGTAGTTGAACAGCACGTAGCTGATGATCGCGAGGAACGCCGGGAAGGCGATGTGCGAGTTCGGCGAGATCTGGAAGAACGGGATGATCGCGAACAGGTTCGTCAGCAGCACGAAGCAGAACAGCGTCGTGAAGTACGGAGCGAACCGCACCCCCGCGTGACCGATCATGTCGACCGCGATGTTGTTCCGCACGAAGCCGTAGATCGACTCGGCGAGCCACTGCTTCTTGGTCGGCACCAACTGCGGCTTCCGGTAGGTCGCCAGGAAGAAAATGATCAGGACGCCGACCGCGATCCAGACCATTGCCGTGATCTTGGTGAACCAGTACGAGTCGTGCGCACCCCAGGGCAGGATGCTGGGCAGGTAGAAGTCCTCCACACTGGGTGGGAATGCCGCCTGGCCCGCTGCCAGAACGTTCGCCTGTCCGAACACCGCGTCCCTTCCTAAGTAGGCGTGCCGAGTCGGCGGATGACCAGGATGATTCCCCCGGCCATACCGAGCACGACGCCGATCCCGGTGGCGACGCCGCCGGTGTCGAGCCACTGGTCAACAAGCCAGCCGATGAAACCCCACACGAGCATCCCTCCGATGAGGTAGCTGAGCGCGGTCCAGCCCTGACCGGCGCCGGACGGATAATCGTCCGGTTCACCGGCGGGACGGGGGGTTTGGTCACCAGCCATGACGGGGCGAACGATATCAGCCGGGAAGACGAGGCTGTGCCTCACCCCCCGCACAACCGTCGTTGTGTGGGCATCTCGTGGGCGCCGTCGTCTGTGGGCACGCTACTCCCCTTCCGCCCGTCGGAAAATGACCGGAGGCCGACACATTGCCGCGCGTCCGATAGTTGGGACGACCGGCCGATCGGCAGGTCAGCTGCGCGACCGACGAGCGTGCACCGTGGTCAGCCACCAGATGTGCACCGCAGTCCACACTGCCACCCCGGCGACGATGCCGAGGCAGAGCGGGATCAACCCGGGCCAGCCGGTCGACGCCACCGCCACCATCACCACCCCCAGCAGGGTGAACTTCAGCGTGTACAGACCCAGGCCCAGCGGCAGCAGCAGCTGGGGGTTGATCTGGTCGGCCCAGGCCAGCACCACCGTGGTCAGGGTGTAGCTGAGCACCGTGACGCCCACGCCGGCCGCCGCGCCGAACGCGGCCGTCGCGCCGCCGGTCGCCGCACCCACCACCGCGGCGACCGCGGCCAGCGCCACCGACGCCGCCAGCAACACCGGCAGGTGTCGCAACCGCCAACGCCGGTCGGCGCCGGGCTCGACCACCCCGGGCTCAGCCACGGGGGTACGCCGGAAACG
The nucleotide sequence above comes from Micromonospora luteifusca. Encoded proteins:
- the atpD gene encoding F0F1 ATP synthase subunit beta yields the protein MTAPVETKTATGRVVRVIGPVVDAEFPRDAMPALFNALNVNVNLSGGEKTLTLEVAQHLGDNLIRAISMQPTDGLVRGAEVRDRGEPITVPVGDAVKGHVFNAIGEVLNLKEGETLTPDDHWGIHRKAPAFADLEPKTEMLETGIKVIDLLAPYVKGGKIGLFGGAGVGKTVLIQEMITRVARNFGGTSVFAGVGERTREGNDLIAEMTESGVIDKTALVYGQMDEPPGTRLRVALSALTMAEYFRDVKKQEVLLFIDNIFRFTQAGSEVSTLLGRMPSAVGYQPTLADEMGELQERITSVRGQAITSMQAIYVPADDYTDPAPATTFAHLDATTNLERSISDKGIYPAVDPLASSSRILAPEFVGQEHFQVATEVKRILQRYKDLQDIIAILGIEELSEEDKITVARARRIERFLSQNTYAAEQFTGVAGSTVPIKETIEAFRKISEGEYDHFPEQAFFMCGGLEDLEAKAEELMKA
- a CDS encoding F0F1 ATP synthase subunit gamma yields the protein MAAQVRVLRQRIRSAKSMKKITKAMELVATSRIAKAQARVQASLPYAQAITGVLTALASNARIDHPLLTPRERVRRAGVLLVTSDRGLAGGYSSSAIKMAESLIARLNADGKEPVLYVIGRKGVGFYRFRNRPIEANWTGFSEQPSFEDARAVGETLIKAFTAGADDADGGAGADGVLGVDELHIVYTEFHSLMTQNPVTKVIGPMQVEDRPRSEGLLPAYEFEPEAEALLDALLPRYINTRIYAALIESAASESAARRRAMKSATDNAEEMIEKYTREMNSARQAGITQEISEIVGGANALAASGSEV
- the atpA gene encoding F0F1 ATP synthase subunit alpha, with protein sequence MAELTISTEEIRGALERYVSSYSSDVSREEVGTVADTGDGIAHVEGLPSTMTNELLEFEDGTLGVALNLDVREIGVVVLGDSAKLEEGQRVKRTERVLSVPVGDAFLGRVVDALGQPIDGLGDIANEGFRELELQAPNVMSRQSVFEPLQTGIKAIDAMTPIGRGQRQLIIGDRKTGKTTVALDAILNQRDNWRTGDPKKQVRCIYVAIGQKASTIASIKGQLEEAGAMEYTTIVASPASDPAGFKYLAPYTGSSIGQHWMYGGKHVLIVFDDLSKQAEAYRAVSLLLRRPPGREAYPGDVFYLHSRLLERCAKLSDELGGGSMTGLPIIETKANDISAFIPTNVISITDGQIFLETDLFNQGVRPAINVGTSVSRVGGAAQVKPMRKVAGSLRLNLAQYRELEAFAAFASDLDRASRAQLDRGVRLVELLKQPNYSPFPVEQEVVSVWAGVEGKLDDIPVGDVRRFEAEFLQYLRHKHQGVLAGIADNQWGDDIVGSLDAAIAEFKQVFLGKADERQVNDAPAEPLEGDENRETVTRFRDSATDRPAES
- a CDS encoding F0F1 ATP synthase subunit delta, yielding MQAASRESYKVGAEHLDAYVRGNDAVAVAHTANDLLAVGGLLRREPRLRRALSDPARSGADRADLLGGMLRGKVGEGALELLAALVSGRWSAPSELLDAVERLGVEAVLASTEAAGDLGEVEDELFRFGQVVANEPELSAVLSNPAAPVDQRGVLVGQLLAGKTRLATVRLIEVALSGFGGRSFSGSLTRLVELAAERRDRQVAYVTVAAPLSDEEERRLGASLAAIYGREVSVKQTVDPHVLGGVSVRVGSDLYDGTILRRLNETRNALAKR
- a CDS encoding F0F1 ATP synthase subunit B → MFILAAEGGEAHNPIIPLWQEVVVGSVAFIVLCFVLMKFVFPRMEQTFQARVDAIEGGIKRAEAAQAEANQLLEQYRAQLAEARTDAAKIRDDARADAEGIRQDILAKAREESDRVIQAGKDALAAERATIVRELRAEVGTIAVDLASKIVGESLADEARRKGTVDRFLSGLESTGAR
- a CDS encoding F0F1 ATP synthase subunit C, with translation MDASVLAAAEGVVGSTAAIGYGLAAIGPGIGVGLVFAAYIQSTARQPESSRMTLPYVWIGFAVIEALALLGIAFGFIWQGTLS
- the atpB gene encoding F0F1 ATP synthase subunit A translates to MFGQANVLAAGQAAFPPSVEDFYLPSILPWGAHDSYWFTKITAMVWIAVGVLIIFFLATYRKPQLVPTKKQWLAESIYGFVRNNIAVDMIGHAGVRFAPYFTTLFCFVLLTNLFAIIPFFQISPNSHIAFPAFLAIISYVLFNYIGIKKHGFVKYFKNSLVPPAPWFILPLLIPIELFSTFIVRPFSLAVRLFANMFAGHMLLLVFTLGGFAMLSSTAWLAPVSVLSWVMTIALTFLEFLVIVLQAYVFTVLTASYVQGALAEEH
- a CDS encoding AtpZ/AtpI family protein; the protein is MAGDQTPRPAGEPDDYPSGAGQGWTALSYLIGGMLVWGFIGWLVDQWLDTGGVATGIGVVLGMAGGIILVIRRLGTPT